The genomic window GCGTCGCGTGTCGACCGTCTCCCAGGCTCGCTCCGCGACGGCACCGAGGTCGACTGGTTCGTCCGGTTCGACCACGTCCTCGCCCCGCGCGAGGGTGAGCACGTCCTCGATGATGCGCTCCATGCGGTCGTGGGCCTGCTCGACGTAGTCGAACTGCTCCGGTTCGTCGTGCTCGCGGCCGGCCCGGAGGCGGGTCTTCGCCACGTCGAGCGGATTCCGGAGGTCGTGGCTGACGACGCTCGCGACGTGGTCGACGGCGAGCGCTCCGTCGTCGGTACCCTCGCGTTCGACGAAGAGCAGGAGTCCCTCCCCGTCGCCTTCGGGCGGGAGGACCTGAACGCGATACGACCCGCCGCTCGCCGACTCCCCGTCGCCGACCGTCAGCGTTCCACCCTCGTCGAGCGCCCGGTCGGCGTCGCCGGCTTCGACCGCGATCCCGAGCGCGGCGAAGCAGTCCTCGACCGAGGCCCCCGTGTCGACGGGACCGAACTCGCGCTCGAAGGCGTCGTCGACGGCCCGGACCGTCGGCGTCCCGTCGACCGTGGCGTATCGACACACCGGCCCCGGATAGCGGTCTGCGGGGATCGACAACGGGTCGTCGCGTTCGTCCGTCATTCGTCGCTACCCACCCCGTCCCGTCCGCGTCGTCCGTGGCGGACCCGTCCGGGGTATGGTCGTCGGTCTGACTGCGTCATGTATCGGCCTTGGTCCGCCCCCGCCTTAGTATCGGAGTCTAGTAATCCAGACGGTCGGCGCGCTCACGCCCCCTGGTCGGGCACGGTCAGTCGGACCGTCGTCCCCCCGGACGTGTCGAACGAGAGGGTGCCGTTGAGCTTCGTCACGCTCCACTTGAGCAGCCACAGGCCGAGGCCGGTGCCGTGCTGGAGCGGGGTCTCCGTCTCGGCGTCGAGCGACCGAAGCTCCGAGTCGGGGATCCCCGGCCCGTCGTCGGCGACGGTTATCGCGTACCCGTCGCCGTCGGGCTCGACCGTCACCCTCACCGACTCGGTGGCGTGTTCGACGGCGTTCTCGACGGCGTTCCGGAGCGCCAGCCGCAGGGCCTCCCAGTCGGTGACGAGCGGCGCACGCTCCGGGAGGTCGACCGCGATCCGGTCGCAGTCGGTGGCTTCGACCAGCTCCCGGACGACCGCCGACAGGTCCGCCTCGCCCTTCCCGGCCGGTCGGGAGACGAGCTGGTCGATCTCCCGCGCCTTCGCGCTGAGGGTCGCCAGTTCGTCAGCCGACTCGTAGATCTCGGCGGCGAACTCGCCGTCGCTTCCCGCCTCGATGGCCTCCGCGTTCCCCTTGATCGCGTCGACCCGGTTCCGGAGGTTGTGCCGGAGCACGCGGTTCAGCACCTCCAGCCGCTGCTTCCGTAGCTCCCGGTCGGTCACGTCGCGCAGGCTGAGCAGGGTGCCGAGCTGTCGGCCGTGCTGGTCGGTAAACGCCGTCACCTGCGGGTCGAAGCGCCGGGTTCCGACCGCCGTCTCCAGTTCCACGGTCTCGGTCTCCCGCAGTTCGCCGACCGTCCGGCCGACCAGCGACGCGACCGGGCCGCCGAGCGGGCCGGTCGGGTCGACGTCCAGCCGTTCGGCGACGGTCTCGTTGATTTTGATCACCCGTCCCTCGCGGTCGACGACGACCACGAGGTCGTCGGTCTCCCGGGGGATGGCCTGCTCCCCGAGCGTCCCGGCGGCCGGCGTCGATTCGAACATCCCGAACCGGAACACCGACAGCACGAGTCCGACTACGGGCAGGATGAAGGCGAGTGCGTACACCGTGTAGACGGCCGCGTCGGGCGTC from Halostella salina includes these protein-coding regions:
- a CDS encoding sensor histidine kinase, with product MTDERDDPLSIPADRYPGPVCRYATVDGTPTVRAVDDAFEREFGPVDTGASVEDCFAALGIAVEAGDADRALDEGGTLTVGDGESASGGSYRVQVLPPEGDGEGLLLFVEREGTDDGALAVDHVASVVSHDLRNPLDVAKTRLRAGREHDEPEQFDYVEQAHDRMERIIEDVLTLARGEDVVEPDEPVDLGAVAERAWETVDTRRATLHVDCPLPTTTADPDRVSRLFENLFRNAVEHGSTSPASQTRQDSVEHGAADGQAHDLTVTIGWLDEGDGFYVADDGVGMPADERERAFEPGYSADEHGTGLGLAIVARIADLHGWSRRLTTGRDGGTRVEFRGVEPAEGSEPED
- a CDS encoding ATP-binding protein translates to MAVTLVNGLVGVVLLAGAVLCWLGVHCYRRWDEPGVNAFATVAFVLGTGAISSGVVAFTSGTELQHNAVPMWTDIALTGWVVSMVPWILFSLQYTGRVTRFRHRTIALIAAPVLGIVGVVVVQSSSAQNVVIQLLGTFALLYVFALVAVGSYQLLRTSHEYGHLSVWQGVYLTLAGMAPLVLMNSIGILSGATPDAAVYTVYALAFILPVVGLVLSVFRFGMFESTPAAGTLGEQAIPRETDDLVVVVDREGRVIKINETVAERLDVDPTGPLGGPVASLVGRTVGELRETETVELETAVGTRRFDPQVTAFTDQHGRQLGTLLSLRDVTDRELRKQRLEVLNRVLRHNLRNRVDAIKGNAEAIEAGSDGEFAAEIYESADELATLSAKAREIDQLVSRPAGKGEADLSAVVRELVEATDCDRIAVDLPERAPLVTDWEALRLALRNAVENAVEHATESVRVTVEPDGDGYAITVADDGPGIPDSELRSLDAETETPLQHGTGLGLWLLKWSVTKLNGTLSFDTSGGTTVRLTVPDQGA